In the Vibrio gigantis genome, one interval contains:
- the lpdA gene encoding dihydrolipoyl dehydrogenase, producing the protein MSKEIKAQVVVLGSGPAGYSAAFRCADLGLETVLVERYSTLGGVCLNVGCIPSKALLHVSKVIEEAKAMAEHGVVFGEPQTDINKIRIWKEKVVDQLTGGLGGMAKMRNVTVVNGFGKFTGPNSILVEGEGEATTVNFDNAIIAAGSRPIKLPFIPHEDPRIWDSTDALELKEVPEKLLIMGGGIIGLEMGTVYHSLGSKVEVVEMFDQVIPAADKDIVKVFTKRIKNKFKLMLETKVTAVEAKEDGIYVSMEGKKAPAEAERYDAVLVAIGRVPNGALIDAEKAGIEVDERGFINVDKQMRTNVPHIHAIGDVVGQPMLAHKGVHEGHVAAEVISGKKHYFDPKVIPSIAYTEPEVAWVGKTEKEAKAEGINYEVATFPWAASGRAIASDCADGMTKMIFDKETHRVIGGAVVGTNGGELLGEIGLAIEMGCDAEDIALTIHAHPTLHESVGLAAEVFEGSITDLPNKKAVKKKK; encoded by the coding sequence ATGAGCAAAGAAATTAAAGCCCAAGTTGTTGTACTTGGTTCAGGTCCTGCTGGTTACTCAGCTGCATTCCGTTGTGCGGATTTAGGTCTAGAAACAGTACTAGTTGAACGTTACAGCACTCTTGGTGGTGTATGTCTAAACGTTGGTTGTATTCCATCAAAAGCACTTCTTCACGTTTCTAAAGTAATCGAAGAAGCGAAAGCGATGGCAGAGCACGGCGTTGTATTCGGCGAGCCACAAACGGACATCAACAAGATCCGTATCTGGAAAGAAAAAGTAGTTGATCAACTAACTGGCGGTCTTGGCGGTATGGCTAAGATGCGTAACGTGACTGTTGTTAACGGTTTCGGTAAGTTCACTGGTCCTAACAGCATTCTTGTTGAAGGCGAAGGCGAAGCAACAACTGTTAACTTCGACAACGCAATCATTGCTGCAGGTTCTCGCCCAATCAAACTTCCTTTCATCCCACATGAAGACCCACGTATCTGGGACTCTACGGATGCACTAGAGCTGAAAGAAGTTCCTGAGAAACTGCTTATCATGGGCGGTGGTATCATCGGTCTTGAAATGGGTACGGTTTACCACTCTCTAGGCTCTAAAGTTGAAGTTGTTGAGATGTTCGACCAAGTTATCCCTGCGGCGGATAAAGACATCGTTAAAGTCTTCACTAAGCGTATTAAGAACAAGTTCAAGCTAATGCTTGAAACTAAAGTAACAGCAGTTGAAGCGAAAGAAGACGGTATCTACGTTTCAATGGAAGGCAAGAAAGCGCCAGCTGAAGCTGAGCGTTACGATGCCGTTCTTGTTGCTATCGGCCGTGTTCCAAACGGTGCACTTATCGACGCTGAAAAAGCAGGTATCGAAGTTGATGAGCGTGGCTTCATCAATGTTGATAAGCAAATGCGTACAAACGTTCCTCACATCCACGCGATCGGTGACGTTGTTGGTCAACCAATGCTTGCTCACAAAGGTGTGCATGAAGGTCACGTAGCTGCTGAAGTTATCTCTGGTAAGAAGCACTACTTCGACCCTAAAGTAATCCCATCAATTGCGTACACTGAGCCAGAAGTTGCTTGGGTAGGTAAGACTGAGAAAGAAGCGAAAGCTGAAGGCATCAACTACGAAGTTGCTACTTTCCCTTGGGCTGCTTCTGGTCGTGCAATCGCGTCTGACTGTGCAGATGGTATGACTAAGATGATCTTCGATAAAGAGACTCATCGCGTAATCGGTGGTGCTGTTGTTGGTACTAACGGTGGTGAACTTCTTGGTGAAATCGGCCTAGCAATCGAAATGGGTTGTGACGCAGAAGATATCGCTCTTACTATCCACGCTCACCCAACTCTACACGAGTCTGTTGGTCTAGCTGCGGAAGTATTCGAAGGTTCAATTACTGACCTTCCAAACAAGAAAGCAGTGAAAAAGAAGAAGTAA